TAATTATCTCCTCCACGGCATCCCTCGTGAAGTGCGGAATTCTTCCGTCCTTCTTGACTTCCTGGGCTACGAACTGGACTAGCTTTCTCCTGTTCTCGGGGGTGTCGGGCATCGTAGTCCTCATGTAGACCTCGTAACCGTAACCCCTTATCCTCGAGCGCAAAGCAGGATGCATTTTCTCTATCGTATCGAGGTTACCTGCCGCGACGAGGATGAAGTCACAGGGGACTGGCTCAGTTCTAACCATTGCTCCGCTTGAGAGTTCGCTCTGCCCAGTTATTGGGAACTTCTTCTCCTGCATTGCAGTAAGTAGGCTTTGCTGCATCTTCAGGCTCAAGGTTGCGATCTCGTCTATGAAGAGGACTCCCTTATGGGCCCTGTGTATCATTCCCGGCTCAACCCTCTCGTGGGCTGGGGTTCCCAAACCTCCGGAGTTCTTAACTAGCAAACCATTAGCTAGGAGGTTGCCGGTCTCGGTTGTTACATTGTATGTAATAGGAGTCTTTGATTTTATGACGATAAACTTCTTCTTTTCGCCGTTCTTTATCCTCTCGAACCACTTCTGCAGTTCGACCTCTCTTTCGGAGTACTTTGAGCCTCCTATCTCGCTAAGGTACTTTTCAATTTCTTTAAGGAGCCTCTCTCCCTTCGAGGGAGAAAGTGTCAGAGGAATAAGCTCAGCAAATTTCATCACGTTCTCAAGGGAGTGCGAAAGCATCAACCTGACCTTGTACCTACCGTCGTTGAGGGCATCGACCCTCACCCTCGCATCAACGTCAAGGTACCTAAGGTACCAAGCTATCTCCTCGAAGAACTCCTCCTTATCCCTCGGATTCTCTGCTATTTGAGCTACCTCCATTGTTCCATGGAACCTTATGCCATCAGGGTACTTAGCAAACTTTGGAACTGAGCCGTCACCACTGTAGAAACCATCAAGGAATGATATGAAAAGTGAAGGCCTTAGTGTAACCCACCATGGTAGGGTCAACTTAATCTTAGTCTTGTTTCCGACTGGGGCACCCAAGGCCACAAAGAACCTTATTATTCTCCTGTCCCACGTTCTAAAGAGTATGCTCTTCCCGTAGGAGTCTCTATTCTCCTTAATCTCGAACTCAAACTCTCCAAACAGCTCCTTCAATATTGAAACAAACCTGTCTATTGCCTCCCTCTCACTGGAGATGAAGCTTAGGGTGTTCAAGTTCTTGTCAATGCTTCCATCGCTGAAGAGGGCACCCAGGATGAGGGCTATCTTTTGAAGCCTGGGATCGTCATCTTTGAGAGGTAGCAAGTTGAGGGCCCTAAGTTCCTCAACAAGCTTAACTGATTGGGGCTTTGAACCGGAGTCCCACCATCTCACGGTGCTCTCTTTTATGTTGAGAACCTTTGCCGCTCTCTTATATCCAACCCCAGGATTTTCGGCCTTAAACTCCTCCCATCTTCTGTAGTCCTTAAGCTTTTCTTCCTCACCATAGGTTCTCCCAATGTCGACTTCGTCAAGAATCACTACAGGTTTCCTTACTATTTCATCGTTCTCAGTCAGGTCTTGAGCTTCCTTAATTCCCTCCCTAGTGTAGACCTTGTGATCTGGGGTTACAGAAAGCCAGTAGTCCTTTTCCAGATTTGTTATCTTCAGTATCTCCTGCTCTCCCTCTCTCTTGTTCGCGTAGAGCAACTTAACGTAACCCTTATCGGTAAGTATCTCAACGTTGTCATTCTGGAGGTCTTTATAGGTTATCTTTATACTTCCGTCAAATCCCTCACCAGATGGTGATCTTAAAACCTCTTCAACGAACTCCTTTACCTTAATTCTCTTTTCTTCTCCATTTATTCTCAAAAATACGGTCTCATAACCGCTAAAACACTGAAACGGATCATGACGCACGTCGCCAAGGAGAGCGCCCGCATGAGCTCCTGTAGCGTCGACAAAGGGCGCTTTCTTTCTTCCACAGTTGTCAACCAACAGCTTTGGAACTAGAGCCTGAGTCTTAAACCTCATGTTTGCTACGGCCATCAAAGCTACGAGAATCACGAAAACTCCCAGCAGGATTGTGTTTGGATCTCCCCTGCTCACGAATATTGCCATTGCGACTATGAAGAACACGAAGAACAATAGGTAGGACTTTATATTTTCCTGCTCCTTCGCCTTCTTCCTGTACTCCTCAACTATCTTTCTCCCCTGGCAGGCCGGAACCGTCTTTATCCTTGGCATATTTTCATCTTCTGGATTTGGGAAGACGAGAATGTCCTCAAGGTTCTCCGTAGGTAATAGCTCGGCCATTGCCTGGCCAAGCATTGACTTACCCGTTCCGGGCTCTCCTATTAAAAGGACGTGCCTTCTCTGTTTTGCGGCAGTTTTTATAACCTCAACAGCATGATCTTGACCTATCACCTGATCAATTAACCTTTCGGGGACGGGAATCTCCTCAGTAGTCTCAAACTCAATTCCAAGATCCATTCTCTCCTCGCCCATCTCACTCTCGCCACTTAACCTTTTTAACTAGGTCTTATAAAGTTTGAGAGCAGTGATCAAAGTGAAAGTAAAAATAAGGAGAGAGCTCCTTGACTACCTCCTCGAGCTTGCAAGGTCATTTTACCCGAATGAGTTCGCCGGATTGCTGAGGGAAAAGAATGGAGTTTTTGAGGAAGTCCTAATAGTCCCTAAGGGGTACTTCGGGAGTAAGTCCGTGTACTTCGACTTAACCTTGCTTCCTCACGATGAGAGCATTAAAGGAACCGTTCACTCCCATCCCTCTCCCTTTCCCTTCCCGTCCAAGGGAGACCTGCACTTCTTTTCCAAGTTTGGAGGGGTTCACCTGATAGTGGCCTTTCCCTTCACGTACGAGAGCGTCAAGGCATATAACAGTGAAGGAGAAGAGGTTGAGATTGAAGTAGTTGATTAGCCCATGAGCTCAAGCCCCTTCCCTCTCCTCTTGGCTATGTGAACCTCCGAAGTTCCTGGGGTTATGAGCTCGTAGAGAATTGCTTTCTCCTTCCCTGGGGCCGGCCTTAATATTCTGCCCAACCTCTGGACGAGCTCCCTAGGGGAACCGGTGCCACTTATTATAACTCCAACGCTTGCATCAGGAACATCTATCCCCTCATCTAGAACTTGGCTACTCACTATAGCCTTGTACTCCCCCTTCCTGAACTTCCTAAGTATCTCCTCCCTTTCCTTCTTGTCCGTCTTGTGGGTTATAGCAGGAATGAGGAACCTTCTTGAGATCTCATAAACGAGGGAGTTGTACCTCGTGAATATTATTATCTTCTCACCCCTGTGCCTCTCAAGTATCTCCCTGAGCTTCTCAATCTTTCTTCTTGATCCCATGGCTATCTGTCTAGCCCTTTCCAGCGCCCTTAAGGCTTTGAACGCCTTATTATCGACCCCAGTCTTCATGATGATTCTTTGAAAGTCTTCAACGTCCCTAATTTTAATTCCACTCTCCTCAACGTACTTCTTGTAAATGCCGTACTGTTTCCTGTACTCTTCTCTCTCTTCCTTGGCTAGGGGAACCCTTATCCTGACGACCTCGTAGGGGGCCAAATACTTCTTAAGCTCGCTCGTCCTCCTCATGTAGACGACGGGCCCTATGAGATCGGGTAGTAAGGTGTGGAGGTTATCTGCCCTCTCGGGGAATGCCGTTAAGCCTAACCTATAGGGAGCAGCACTCATCTGGGCTATATTCCTGTAGGCCTCTGAGGGAAGGTGGTGGCATTCGTCAAACACTATAAGGAAGAACTTATCCCCCAGGGTTTCAGCGTTTATGTAGGCTGAGTCATAAGTCGTGACCGTTATAGGTTTCAACTCCTTCTTCTTTCCCGAGAATTCTCCAACCTCACCGAAAATGCTGAGCCTCTCCTTCCACTGCTCCAGGAGGGCGAGGGTGGGAACGACAACTAACGTGGAGAGAGACAATCTCCTTATGATCTCCATGGCAATTATCGTCTTTCCAGAGCCCGTTGGCAGGACTATTATTCCCTTCTTACCTTTCATCCACCTCTCGACGGCTTCAACTTGGTAATCCCTGAGCTCGAACTCAACGTCATCATAAACGGGAGAAGGAATTGCGTTATCGAAGACATGATCCTCGAATTCAATCTTTTCCTGGGTTAGAAACTCGACTATGTCCCTGTACCTGTAAGCTAGGGCCCTGTAGCACTTACACCTGGGATCCCACTTAGCGTGAGGCACATAAACTTGCCCTTCTATCCTTATTGTCCCCTTCTCATAGTAGAGCTTCATCCTCACAACCTTTAACTATGGCAAATTTAACTTTTAGCATGCTTCCAAAGGATCTCCTAGATGCGAGGAGAAGGGGAGGTAGGATTTACCTAAACTTTGCAACCCAGGATCATCTAAAACTAGCTAAAGCAGTTATAGTTGCCTTCAAATCAAGTGTTGGTCAAAGCTATGGAGAGCTACAGGAGAAGTTAAGTCATATGGAAAGGGCCGAAAACTATAGAAAGGTCAGGGGATTC
This window of the Pyrococcus kukulkanii genome carries:
- the lonB gene encoding ATP-dependent protease LonB, which codes for MGEERMDLGIEFETTEEIPVPERLIDQVIGQDHAVEVIKTAAKQRRHVLLIGEPGTGKSMLGQAMAELLPTENLEDILVFPNPEDENMPRIKTVPACQGRKIVEEYRKKAKEQENIKSYLLFFVFFIVAMAIFVSRGDPNTILLGVFVILVALMAVANMRFKTQALVPKLLVDNCGRKKAPFVDATGAHAGALLGDVRHDPFQCFSGYETVFLRINGEEKRIKVKEFVEEVLRSPSGEGFDGSIKITYKDLQNDNVEILTDKGYVKLLYANKREGEQEILKITNLEKDYWLSVTPDHKVYTREGIKEAQDLTENDEIVRKPVVILDEVDIGRTYGEEEKLKDYRRWEEFKAENPGVGYKRAAKVLNIKESTVRWWDSGSKPQSVKLVEELRALNLLPLKDDDPRLQKIALILGALFSDGSIDKNLNTLSFISSEREAIDRFVSILKELFGEFEFEIKENRDSYGKSILFRTWDRRIIRFFVALGAPVGNKTKIKLTLPWWVTLRPSLFISFLDGFYSGDGSVPKFAKYPDGIRFHGTMEVAQIAENPRDKEEFFEEIAWYLRYLDVDARVRVDALNDGRYKVRLMLSHSLENVMKFAELIPLTLSPSKGERLLKEIEKYLSEIGGSKYSEREVELQKWFERIKNGEKKKFIVIKSKTPITYNVTTETGNLLANGLLVKNSGGLGTPAHERVEPGMIHRAHKGVLFIDEIATLSLKMQQSLLTAMQEKKFPITGQSELSSGAMVRTEPVPCDFILVAAGNLDTIEKMHPALRSRIRGYGYEVYMRTTMPDTPENRRKLVQFVAQEVKKDGRIPHFTRDAVEEIIREAQKRAGRKGHLTLRLRDLGGVVRAAGDIAVRKGKKYVTREDVLEALKLAKPLEKQLADWYIERKKEYQVIRVKGGEVGRVNGLAVIGEMSGIVLPIEAIVAPAASKEEGKIIVTGKLGEIAREAVQNVSAIIKRYKGEDISRYDIHVQFLQTYEGVEGDSASISVATAVISALEEIPVRQDVAMTGSLSVRGEVLPVGGVTPKIEAAIEAGIKEVIIPKANEKDVFLSPDKRARIKIIPVERIDEVLEIALVESKKKRELIEKIRKSLPMGVAENAGGEAVHEHGGSSGSAVPLEGDKA
- a CDS encoding Mov34/MPN/PAD-1 family protein — translated: MKVKIRRELLDYLLELARSFYPNEFAGLLREKNGVFEEVLIVPKGYFGSKSVYFDLTLLPHDESIKGTVHSHPSPFPFPSKGDLHFFSKFGGVHLIVAFPFTYESVKAYNSEGEEVEIEVVD
- a CDS encoding DEAD/DEAH box helicase family protein, with amino-acid sequence MKLYYEKGTIRIEGQVYVPHAKWDPRCKCYRALAYRYRDIVEFLTQEKIEFEDHVFDNAIPSPVYDDVEFELRDYQVEAVERWMKGKKGIIVLPTGSGKTIIAMEIIRRLSLSTLVVVPTLALLEQWKERLSIFGEVGEFSGKKKELKPITVTTYDSAYINAETLGDKFFLIVFDECHHLPSEAYRNIAQMSAAPYRLGLTAFPERADNLHTLLPDLIGPVVYMRRTSELKKYLAPYEVVRIRVPLAKEEREEYRKQYGIYKKYVEESGIKIRDVEDFQRIIMKTGVDNKAFKALRALERARQIAMGSRRKIEKLREILERHRGEKIIIFTRYNSLVYEISRRFLIPAITHKTDKKEREEILRKFRKGEYKAIVSSQVLDEGIDVPDASVGVIISGTGSPRELVQRLGRILRPAPGKEKAILYELITPGTSEVHIAKRRGKGLELMG